A DNA window from Solanum lycopersicum chromosome 3, SLM_r2.1 contains the following coding sequences:
- the LOC138347228 gene encoding probable mannitol dehydrogenase: protein MKKKFSAGEFRELRIDFKKYKFLLPKQRFREMVKGAVNEQPQKAFGWAARDPSGVLSPFHFSRRENGNDDATVKIHYCGVCHSDLHTLKNEWGFTKYPILPGHEIVGIVTAVGSSVHKFKVGDRVGVGVIVGSCQTCDICEQSLENYCPKAIFTYNSTDHDGTNTYGGYSDIIVVHQRFVLRFPENLPSDAGAPLLCAGITVYSPMKYYGMTEPGKHLGIAGLGGLGHIAVKIGKAFGLKVTVISTSPKKEDEAITKLGADAFVLSTDPAKFKVRK, encoded by the exons atgaaaaaaaaatttagtgcgGGGGAATTCAGAGAACTCAGAATTGACTTTAAAAAGTACAAGTTCCTCCTCCCCAAACAGAGATTTAGAGAAATGGTGAAAGGAGCAGTGAATGAGCAGCCACAAAAAGCTTTTGGATGGGCTGCCAGGGACCCTTCCGGAGTTCTCTCTCCCTTCCATTTCTCCCGCAG AGAAAATGGCAATGATGATGCTACAGTGAAGATACATTATTGTGGAGTATGTCACTCAGACTTGCATACTTTGAAGAATGAATGGGGATTCACAAAATACCCCATTCTCCCTGG GCATGAAATTGTTGGTATCGTGACAGCAGTTGGCAGTAGTGTCCATAAATTCAAGGTTGGTGACCGAGTTGGAGTTGGGGTGATTGTAGGCTCCTGTCAAACATGTGACATCTGTGAACAGAGCTTGGAGAACTATTGTCCCAAAGCGATATTTACCTACAACTCCACAGATCATGATGGTACAAATACCTATGGCGGTTACTCTGATATCATAGTTGTTCATCAGCGCTTTGTTCTTCGATTTCCTGAAAACCTGCCTTCTGATGCTGGGGCACCGTTATTATGTGCTGGAATCACTGTATACAGCCCCATGAAGTACTATGGTATGACCGAACCAGGCAAGCATTTGGGTATTGCTGGATTAGGTGGCCTTGGTCACATTGCTGTGAAGATTGGAAAGGCCTTTGGGTTAAAAGTTACTGTCATCAGCACCTCCCCAAAGAAGGAAGATGAGGCCATCACCAAGCTTGGCGCAGATGCTTTCGTTTTAAGTACTGATCCTGCAAAATTTAAGGTACGTAAgtag
- the LOC101263982 gene encoding probable cinnamyl alcohol dehydrogenase 9, producing the protein MKKKFSAGEFRELRIDFKKYKFLLPKQRFREMVKGAVNEQPQKAFGWAARDPSGVLSPFHFSRRENGNDDATVKIHYCGVCHSDLHTLKNEWGFTKYPILPGHEIVGIVTAVGSSVHKFKVGDRVGVGVIVGSCQTCDICEQSLENYCPKAIFTYNSTDHDGTNTYGGYSDIIVVHQRFVLRFPENLPSDAGAPLLCAGITVYSPMKYYGMTEPGKHLGIAGLGGLGHIAVKIGKAFGLKVTVISTSPKKEDEAITKLGADAFVLSTDPAKFKAAVNTMDYIIDTIAAVHPLAPLLSLLKMDGKLITIGLPEKPLELPIFPLVLGRKLVGGSDIGGMKETQEMLDFCAKHNITADIELISVDNINMAMERLAKSDVKYRFVIDIANSLSLS; encoded by the exons atgaaaaaaaaatttagtgcgGGGGAATTCAGAGAACTCAGAATTGACTTTAAAAAGTACAAGTTCCTCCTCCCCAAACAGAGATTTAGAGAAATGGTGAAAGGAGCAGTGAATGAGCAGCCACAAAAAGCTTTTGGATGGGCTGCCAGGGACCCTTCCGGAGTTCTCTCTCCCTTCCATTTCTCCCGCAG AGAAAATGGCAATGATGATGCTACAGTGAAGATACATTATTGTGGAGTATGTCACTCAGACTTGCATACTTTGAAGAATGAATGGGGATTCACAAAATACCCCATTCTCCCTGG GCATGAAATTGTTGGTATCGTGACAGCAGTTGGCAGTAGTGTCCATAAATTCAAGGTTGGTGACCGAGTTGGAGTTGGGGTGATTGTAGGCTCCTGTCAAACATGTGACATCTGTGAACAGAGCTTGGAGAACTATTGTCCCAAAGCGATATTTACCTACAACTCCACAGATCATGATGGTACAAATACCTATGGCGGTTACTCTGATATCATAGTTGTTCATCAGCGCTTTGTTCTTCGATTTCCTGAAAACCTGCCTTCTGATGCTGGGGCACCGTTATTATGTGCTGGAATCACTGTATACAGCCCCATGAAGTACTATGGTATGACCGAACCAGGCAAGCATTTGGGTATTGCTGGATTAGGTGGCCTTGGTCACATTGCTGTGAAGATTGGAAAGGCCTTTGGGTTAAAAGTTACTGTCATCAGCACCTCCCCAAAGAAGGAAGATGAGGCCATCACCAAGCTTGGCGCAGATGCTTTCGTTTTAAGTACTGATCCTGCAAAATTTAAG GCTGCTGTGAATACCATGGATTACATTATTGACACCATTGCTGCGGTTCATCCATTGGCTCCACTGCTCAGTTTACTGAAGATGGATGGTAAGCTTATCACTATTGGATTGCCTGAAAAGCCACTGGAGCTTCCAATTTTCCCTTTGGTTTTGG GTAGGAAGCTTGTTGGAGGAAGTGACATTGGAGGCATGAAAGAGACGCAGGAAATGTTGGACTTTTGTGCAAAGCACAACATTACTGCAGATATCGAGCTGATTTCAGTGGATAACATCAATATGGCCATGGAACGACTTGCAAAATCTGATGTCAAGTACCGATTTGTGATTGACATAGCCAACTCTTTATCCCTATCCTGA